CTTCGGCGCGACCACGTCCACCCGCACTTCGGTCGGAAACGGCAGCCAGACCTTGTACTCGACGATCTCGGTCTCGAGACCGGCCTCGCGGAATTTCTGCGCCACGTAGTCTGCGGTCTTGCGGTCCTCGGGAGTACCGGCGACGTGCGGCGCGGAGGCCAAGACCCGCAAGTGCTCTTCCGCTAGTCCCGGGTCCGGCACTGCCAGGAACCGCCGGTCGATCTCCGCCTCGCGCGCGGGATCCAGGAAGCCGAGCATCGCAGGCCGGGCGCTTTCCTGCGCCTGGGTGGAAGCTTGCTTCGCGGAGGTAGTGGACAGCAGAAGGATGGCGGCCAGGGAAAAGCCTGTGATCCGGTTCAACCGATCCCTCCGTCAGCGCCGCATTCGGTTGGGAGAGTCAAGCCGACAATTTACACTACGAGGAACAGGAGACAAAGCGCGCGTGTCCGGCCCCGACATCCGAGATGGAAAATCCTCCGGCCCGTCCGCGCGCCCCGCCGCCGAGGACCACGGGCAGGCGCTCCAGGCGGTCGCGGTCGAAGAAACGGTCGCGCCGCAGGTCGCTCCCGCTGCCATCGAGATGCCGCGCGTCCTGCGCGCGTTGCGCAATCCCGACTACCGCTACTTCTGGCTCGGCAACTTCCTCTCGAATATCGGCACCTGGATGCAGAACGTCGCCCAGGGCTGGCTGGTGCTGGAACTTTCGAACTCGGCGTTCTGGCTGGGCGTGGTGGGATTCGCCGCGTCGGCCCCGATGCTGATGTTCTCGCTCATCGGCGGTGTCATCGCCGACCGCGTCGACCGCCGCAGCATGATGATCCGCACCCAGTCCGCCATGATGCTCTTCGCCTTCATCCTGGCCGCGCTGTCGTACGCGAAGGTCATCAACGTGCCGGAGATTGTACTGCTGGCCTTCGCCACCGGCATCGCCATGTCGCTGAACATGCCCAGCTATCAGGCGCTGGTGCCGCAGCTCGTGCCCCGCGAAGACCTGACCAATGCCATCGGCCTGAACTCGGCGCAGTTCAACTTGTCGCGCATCATCGGCCCCAGCATCGGCGGATTCGTGATGGCGTGGCTGGGGGTGAGCACCAATTTCCTGCTCAACGGGATCAGTTTTCTCGCATTGCTGCTGGTACTGCTGCGCATGCGCATGCCCACGCCGGAGTTTGACGACTCCAGCGCCACCATGTGGCAGCGCCTCGCCGACGGCTTCCGCTACGTGCTCGACCACCGCCAGATGTCGGCACTCCTCTCCCTCGTGGCGCTGGCCAGCATCTTCGGCATCCCCTACCTGATGTTCATGCCTTACTTCGCGCGCGACATCCTGCACGTCGGCCCGCGCGGACTGGGGCTGCTGCTGGCGTTCTCGGGCTTCGGATCGCTGGGCGCCGCCACCACGGTGGCGTACCTGGGGGTGACCGGCGTCCACCGCCGCGGACGCCTGCTCGTCTCCTCCGGTTCCGCTTTCTTCATCGCCGTGATCCTGTTCACCTTCTCCCGCAACTTCTATCTTTCTTCCGCTCTCCTGGTGGTCGCGGGATATTCCGCCATCCTCATGGTGGCCATCGTCAACACGCTGCTCCAGCACCTCTCGGCCGAGGAGATGCGCGGCCGCGTGATGAGCATCTACACCATGGCCTTTCTTGGATTTGCGCCGGTGGGAAGCCTGATCGCCGGTTCGCTCGCCGGCGCTGTGACTGCGTCCTACGCCATCGCCGGCATGTGCAGCGTGGCGCTGATCGGAACGCTTGCGCTTTACTTTTTCCGTCCGGAATTGCGCGAGCTGAACTAGGCGGCGAAGCCGCTACAATCCTGAACATGACTGCCCTGCGCCGCAGCATCCTCGCGCTCGCGTGCTTCGTATCTCTCGGCACGTGTCTGTCCGCCTGCAACAGGCAGAAGCCGACCACGAGCGCGGGGCACGAACTCGTGCCCAGCGGCGCGCCCGCGCTGCTGATCGACGTTCCGCCGGAGTACAACATCGAGGCGCGCAAAGGGGCGGACTTTGACGTCTTCTACATCCAGCGCGCGAAAACGGAACATGGGGATCCACCGAAGGATGGGATGGGCATTTATGTTGGACACGCGCCCAATTTTTCTCCGCCGCAGGATGCGCGCACCATGTCGGGCACGATCGCCGGCCGGAAAATCGCCTGGTACGCCTGGGAAGACGAGCGGTCCGACCGCACGCTGCTGCGCATGGAGACCCTGATCACCGGCCTATTCACGAGTGAAAAAGAAAAGGCTGGCGGGGCCGCCGTCGACCAAGTCCATATTTTTCTCTGGGCTCCGGGGGACAAGCGTCTCGGCATCCTCAAAGACGCCGCCGAGACCCTGCGGCTCAAGTAGCTACTTGCGCTTCAGCACGCGTTTGACCGCCTCGACGATGTAGGGCGCAGTGAGCCCGTACTTGTTCATGAGCTGATCGGGCGTGCCCGATTCCGCGTACGTGTTCTGGATGCCGACGAACTCCATGGGCACCGGGTGCGACTTCGCGGCGGAGCGGGCCACCCGCGACCCGAGCCCGCCGTCGAGCAGGTGCTCTTCCGCGGTCACGATGGCTCCGCACTCGCTTGCTGCCTTGGCCACCGCCTCATCGTCGATCGGCTTGATGGTGTGCATGTCCACGACACGCGCAGCGATTCCCTCTTCCTCGAGCTGCGCTTGGGCCTGCAACGCATAGCCGACCTCGAAACCGCAGGCGATGATGGCCACGTCGCGGCCCGGGCCGTGCACCTTGGCTTTTCCGATCTCGAAGGTGTCGTTCGGGCCGTAAATGATCGGCGCCTTGGCACGTCCCGTGCGCATGTATGCCGGACCGTTCCACTCGGCCATGCGATGCACCAGCGCCCGCGCCGAAA
The window above is part of the Terriglobia bacterium genome. Proteins encoded here:
- a CDS encoding transketolase family protein, with amino-acid sequence MKATPNKFELKMGLATREAYGQALAELGANNPNVVALDADLAKSTFSAKFAEKFPDRFYTAGIAEANMVGIASGLALAGKIPFASSFAVFLCDKAYDQLRMCVAYPRVNAKFVGSHGGISIGEDGPSQQSVEDFALMCALPGFVVMHPADEFSARALVHRMAEWNGPAYMRTGRAKAPIIYGPNDTFEIGKAKVHGPGRDVAIIACGFEVGYALQAQAQLEEEGIAARVVDMHTIKPIDDEAVAKAASECGAIVTAEEHLLDGGLGSRVARSAAKSHPVPMEFVGIQNTYAESGTPDQLMNKYGLTAPYIVEAVKRVLKRK
- a CDS encoding MFS transporter; protein product: MSGPDIRDGKSSGPSARPAAEDHGQALQAVAVEETVAPQVAPAAIEMPRVLRALRNPDYRYFWLGNFLSNIGTWMQNVAQGWLVLELSNSAFWLGVVGFAASAPMLMFSLIGGVIADRVDRRSMMIRTQSAMMLFAFILAALSYAKVINVPEIVLLAFATGIAMSLNMPSYQALVPQLVPREDLTNAIGLNSAQFNLSRIIGPSIGGFVMAWLGVSTNFLLNGISFLALLLVLLRMRMPTPEFDDSSATMWQRLADGFRYVLDHRQMSALLSLVALASIFGIPYLMFMPYFARDILHVGPRGLGLLLAFSGFGSLGAATTVAYLGVTGVHRRGRLLVSSGSAFFIAVILFTFSRNFYLSSALLVVAGYSAILMVAIVNTLLQHLSAEEMRGRVMSIYTMAFLGFAPVGSLIAGSLAGAVTASYAIAGMCSVALIGTLALYFFRPELRELN